The Nocardioides sp. cx-173 genome segment GGCATGTACGGGCGCGAGACCCCGGTCGGGTAGTTGAACTCGATGGTGGCGCCGGCGGCACCGGCATCCTCCAGCAGGGACTTGGCCTTGGCCGGGTCGTAGTCGTAGGTGGTCACGTCGCTGGCGTAGCCGTTGACGACCTCGGGGATGAACTGCGTGGCCGCCTCGGTGCCCTCGGGCATCGAGGTGCTGATGACCTCCTCGAGGTTGATCGCGTGCGCGATCGCCTGGCGCACCCGCAGGTCGTCCAGCGGCTTCTGCTTCTGGTTCATGCCCAGGTAGAGCACGTTGAAGGCGGGCCGGTTCTCGATCTGCATGCCCGCCTTCTCGAGGGGGCCCAGGTCGGCGGGGCCGACGAGGTCGAAGCCGTCGATCTCCCCGTTGGTCAGCGCGTCCGCGCGGGCCTTCGGGTCGTCGATCGCGACCACGATCGCCTTGTCGATCTTGGCCTTCTCGCCCCAGTAGTCGTCGTTGCGCGCGAGGGTGACGTTCTCCTCGCGGTTCCAGGCCTCGAAGACGAACGGGCCGGTGCCGGTCGGGTGCGCGGTGGAGTACTCGGTGTTGCGCGGGTTCTCGGCGGCGTCGTCCTGGAACTCCTCGAGGGCCGAGGGGCTCTGCATCGAGAAGGCAGGAAGCGACAGGGCCGCGATGAAGCCGGCGAAGGGCTTCTTCAGGACGATCGTCGCCGCCGCGTCGCCGTCGGCGGTGCACGAGTCGTAGACCGCGGCCTTGGCGTTCTCACCGGTGGCGAAGCCGCGGAACAGTGCCCCGTAGTAGTAGGTGAGGTCCTCGGTCTGCGCCGTCTCGGGCACGTTGTACCAACGGTCGAAGTTGGCGCACACCGCCTCGGCGTTGAAGTCGGTGCCGTCGTGGAACTTCACGCCGGTCTCGAGATCGAAGGTGTAGGAGAGACCGTCGTCGGACACCTCCCAGCTCTTGGCGAGCAGTGGCGCGGGGTCGGCCGTGCCCGGCACGGTGCCGACCAGACCCTCGAAGATCTGCCGCGCCACGCGGAAGCTCTCGCCGTCGGAGACGAAGAACGGGTCGAGCGCCACCGGCTCGGCCGACCCGGCGAAGACGAACGTGCCCCCGGCCTCGCCCTCGCCGCCACCTCCGTCCCCGTTGTCGCGGTCGCTCTCCGCGCATCCGGCGAGGACGAGCGACCCCGCAACCAGGCCGGCGAGAGCGCCGGCTCGTAGACGATTCCTCTTGGTCCGCACGATTCACCTCATGGTCGACACGTTCTCGCAGAGCCCCGGATACTGCCGTGCTCGTAGAGCGAACGCAGGGGAACATACTCGGCCGCCGACCCCGATGGCTACCGGACGTACCGCGGCCGATGGTCGCGAATTGGCAACGATCTGAACTCGAGTCGCCCTCCCACGGGCAGCCTTACACCATCATGACCTCGCGGCGAAGGCCTCTCGTGGGGTCGCAGGCGCCGGGACGCTACC includes the following:
- a CDS encoding ABC transporter substrate-binding protein; this translates as MRTKRNRLRAGALAGLVAGSLVLAGCAESDRDNGDGGGGEGEAGGTFVFAGSAEPVALDPFFVSDGESFRVARQIFEGLVGTVPGTADPAPLLAKSWEVSDDGLSYTFDLETGVKFHDGTDFNAEAVCANFDRWYNVPETAQTEDLTYYYGALFRGFATGENAKAAVYDSCTADGDAAATIVLKKPFAGFIAALSLPAFSMQSPSALEEFQDDAAENPRNTEYSTAHPTGTGPFVFEAWNREENVTLARNDDYWGEKAKIDKAIVVAIDDPKARADALTNGEIDGFDLVGPADLGPLEKAGMQIENRPAFNVLYLGMNQKQKPLDDLRVRQAIAHAINLEEVISTSMPEGTEAATQFIPEVVNGYASDVTTYDYDPAKAKSLLEDAGAAGATIEFNYPTGVSRPYMPDPEGTFNIIRTQLQAVGLKVTPTADQWDPDYLEKIQGTDKHGIHLLGWTGDYNDTDNFLGVFFGQESNEWGFKNAEIFQGLDEARGIPTVEEQTPLYEEINRQVMEYLPGVPIAHPVPSLGFAPGVEGYEPSPVQDEVWNLITVSNE